The nucleotide window CCGGAAGTAAGACAAGCAATATCAAGCAGTGCCATTTCGATCCCGTTCTCAAGCAAGAATGCTGCTTTTGCATTTTCTTCATTGATTGAATAAAAGTTTTGAATTAATGCAGAAGAATAGTTGTCAATCAACATCGCGCAGGACAACCATGAAAAATTTATTTCTGTATTGCCGCGAATAATTTTAAATAATGTTTTGTCAGAATAGATTTCAAGCCGCTGATGAAAGAGTCGGAATAAGTTAAAATTACTTTTATTGATCAACCCTGCTACAAGATTATTCCAGCGCTGCTCATCATAAATTTCTTGAAGAAAGGAAGAGTAGCGAAACAAATCTAAATAAGAATAGGTGAGATTTTTATATTCATGATTATCAGGTTTAAATGAAAGAGATTTTTCAAGCATTACGCCAAACAGAAAATATATTTCTTTATCAAGAGTGTTTGAAAAATCTCTGCTGAAGCCGGAAACAAGTATTAAATGAAAAATTTCATTTAGTTGAATTACTAGTTCATTGTCAATTTCATTTGTAACGCGGTTAACAACTGAATTAAGAATGGAATCAAACTGAACGGCGAGCAAGTCTAATTCATTTTTGTCGTAGGCAGTTTTACCTGCCGAAAGTTTATCACGAAATGAAACAAGTTCATTAATCATAAAAGTAATTTCCAATTATATTATCAGGTTCAAACATAAAAAAAACCCATGTTAGTTTTTATAAAGTTTGATCGGTTTATTATCTAACAAGAGATGTTGCAGTCATTCGATTAATTTAAAAACTCATCTTTTGCGAACATTTAACGCTATTCAAATTTGTACCAGCACTATCCGGGTTCAATTAAGAAAATCAAAAGTTCTTTTAATTCGTTTTATTGAATTATTCGATTTCTCTCTGCCTTAATAGAAGCTGACCTGATAATCCACAAACTTTCCATCAACATAATTAAACTTTGCACTAAAATATTTTTCTTCGTACAGCCAGGGAATAAAAATTTTATCCCCATCCCAAAGATTTATTCTTGTAAGATTATCTGTTGGTATCCATTCTAAATGCCCTTCTGGCGAGTCAATCAATTCTCCTTCAAAATCCTCTGAAGTAAACAGAAAAACGTACCAATCATCTTTGCCGTCAAACATTGGAAACGTTATGAAGCCTTTCATTTGAATTGATTTAACTTTCAATCCACTCTCCTCTTCAATTTCTCTTACTGCACATTCTTCCGGTGATTCACCCAACTCGAACTTACCACCGAGACCGTTCCATTTTCCTTCGTGATAGTCATTTGGTTTTTTGTTGCGGAATATCATTAAAGTTTTTTGATTTTTTTTATCAATTACATAACAGAGAGTTGCAAGTTTCATAAAATTTTTCCGATAATTAATGAGTTGACAATTATTTTTCATAGAGCTAAGTTTTATTTACAAAACTAAGGCAAAAAACTTAGCTAATTGTTAACATAATTTAATTTGGTGATTTAAAATATTTTCTAAATATTTGAACAGGATATTTTATCTATAATTTTTAACACGTAAAAAAAACTTTAAGGAGATTAATTAAAATGGCCGGTAAGAAAAAAGTATCGGGAAACAAAAAACCAAAGACCCGTGAAGAATTAATGGAAGAGTGCTTTGAGCTCGGAATACCGATAACTGGAGACGAAGATGAAGAAACTCTGAAATTATATCTTGACACTTCGGATGATGAGTCGGGAAATGAAAAAGATGACCTTCCGGATAACGACGATTACTATAAAGAAGATGAAGATGATGATATTTTAAAAGAAGAGCCTGATGAGGATGATTTTGGCAATGATGATTTTGACCTTGATGATGATGATGATGATTTCCTCGATGACGAAGAACCTCCATTTAATTAGTAATTTAGATTAAGAGTGAGATTATTAATATCTCACTCTTAACTTATATTAATATCCCAGGTATAATCCTTTCAATAAATAATTTTTTACATAATCACTTACACCATCCTCAAGGGTTATGGTTGATTCAGAATATCCCGCTGATCTTATTTTTGAAAGATTCGCTTCAGTAAAGTATTGATATTTCTCGCGAAGGTTTTCAGGTAAATCAATATACTCAATATTTACTGCCTTCCCGACAGCATTAAACAATGCAGTAACAAGATCATTCCAGGTTCTTGCATTTCCGGCTCCAACATTAAATATCCCATTTTTTTCGGGATGTTCAAGAAAATATATAGTCATCTCTACAGCATCTTTCACGTAAACAAAATCTCGCATCTGTTCTCCATCTTTGTAATTTGGATGGAGTGACTTAAATAATTTCACTTTTCCAATATCTCTAACTTGCTCAAATGCTTTATGAACAACCGAACGCATATCACCTTTATGATATTCATTTGGTCCGTAAACATTAAAAAATTTTAAACCTGCTATCTTATCTAAAACCTTATTTTTCTTTGCCCATAAATCAAAAAGCTGTTTGGAATAACCATACATATTAAGTGGACGCAAAGTTTCAAGTTTTGATTCATCATCAACAAAACCAAGTGAACCATCACCGTAAGTTGCGGCGGAGGAAGCATAAATCAATCTGATGTTCCTTGAAAGACAATATTTTGCAAGCTCTTGAGTGTAGAGATAATTATTTGACATGAGATGGTCAGCATCTTTCTCTGTTGTTGATGAGTTTGCGCCCATATGAATTATGGCTTCAATAGGAAAGTCAACAGAGTCTTCAATAACGGATGAAATAAAATCATCTTTATGAATGAACTCCTGAAATTTCAATCCAATTAAATTTTTCCATTTATCTGTTGTGCCAAGCTCATCAACAAGAATAATGCTATCGTTTCCTAAAGTGTTAAGTCTCCACACTATTGCGCTGCCGATAAATCCTGCACCGCCTGTAACTACTATCATACTATAATCATCCTATATTTTTTAGAGAGAGCAATTTAATTATATTTGCTCAGCTTTTAAAGAATTGATAAAGAGAATAAATTAAACAATCATGCCACTAACAATTGAACAACTGAAAAAACAAATCTCCAAAAGAATTTTAGTTCTTGACGGCGCAATGGGAACAATGATTCAACGCCATAAACTTACTGAAGAACAATTTCGCGGAGAAAGATTTAAAGATCATCCCCACGACTTAAAAGGCAACAATGATATCCTTTGCATTACTCAACCTGAAATAATAAAGGGAATTCATCGCGCATATTTTGAAGCCGGTGCCGACATTGTTGAAACTAACACTTTCAACGGCACACCAATTTCACAAGCTGATTATCACACGCAGCATCTTGTTTACGAAATAAATTTTGAAGCGGCGAAGATTGCTAAAGAGGTTGCTGATGATTTTATTAAACAAAATCCTACAAGACCAAGATTTGTTGCTGGTGCACTTGGACCAACAAATAAAACACTTTCTCTTTCACCAAATGTTAATGATCCTGGTTATCGTGCTGTTACTTTTGATGAAATGGTTAAAGCATATTACGAACAAACACGCGGGCTTGTTGATGGAGGCGCCGACATACTTCTTGTCGAAACAATCTTTGATACACTTAATGCAAAAGCAGCAATTATAGCAATTCAAAAATATCTTGAAGAAAAAAAACTTGAACTTCCGCTCATGATATCGGGAACAATCGTGGATATGAGCGGAAGAACTTTATCCGGTCAAACTGTTGAGGCATTTTACATTTCTATTTCGCATGCAAAAAATCTTGTAAGTGTTGGACTTAACTGTGCGCTTGGTGCTAAACAGATGAGACCTTTTGTTGAAGATCTGTCAAACACTTCGGATAAATTTATTTCAGTCTATCCTAATGCGGGACTTCCAAACGAAATGGGAGGCTATGATGAAACTCCGCATTCAATGGCAAGCGTGCTTGAAGATTTTCTCGCGAGCGGTTTTGTAAATATTGTTGGCGGTTGCTGCGGTACAACGCCGGATCATATTAAAGCGATAGCTGAAATAGTGAAACATCACAAACCTCGTGTACCAAAACTGCAAGAACCATATTTAAGATTAAGCGGACTTGAGCCGGTTATTCTTCGTCCCGATTCTAATTTTATGAATATTGGTGAGCGTACAAATGTAACGGGATCAAAAAAGTTTGCCCGACTTATTAAAGAAAATAATTATGATGAAGCACTTTCCGTTGCACGTGATCAGGTAGAGGGCGGCGCACAAGTTCTTGATATTAATATGGATGAGGGAATGCTTGATTCTGAAGCAGCGATGACAAAATTTATAAACTTACTTGAAGCCGAACCAGATATTGCAAAGCTTCCAATTATGATTGATTCATCTAAGTGGAGTGTGATTGAAGCAGGATTAAAATGTTTACAGGGAAAAGGAATCGTCAATTCAATTTCAATGAAAGAAGGCGAGGAAGTTTTTAAAGAGCATGCAAGGAAAGTTTTAAGTTACGGTGCAGCAGTTGTTGTTATGGCATTCGATGAAAAAGGTCAGGCAGATACTTTTGAACGAAGAATTGAAATTTGTAAACGCGCTTATAAAATTCTTACAGAAGAAATTGGCTTTCCTCCTCAAGACATAATATTCGATCCAAACATACTTGCGATCGCTACGGGGATTGAAGAACACAACAATTACGCTGTTGATTATTTAGAAACAGCTAAATGGATAAAACAAAATCTTCCTTTTGTAAAAATTAGCGGTGGTGTTAGTAATCTTTCATTTTCTTTTCGTGGTAATGATGCTGTGCGCGAAGCAATGCATTCTGCTTTTCTTTATTACGCAATAAAAGCCGGAATGGATATGGGAATTGTTAATGCCGGTCAGCTTGAAGTATATGAAGAAATTCCAAAAGATCTTTTAGAAAAAGTTGAAGATGTAATTCTTAATAGAAAATCCGATGCAACTGAAAGATTAATTGAGTTTGCTGAAACGATTAAGAAAAAGATAAATCTGTTATAGATGAGAAAAAAGAGGATTGGCGGAATGCCAGCGTTGAAGAGCGATTAAAGCACGCTCTAATCAGAGGAATCGTTGATTACATGGATGAAGATACTGAAGAAGCAAGATTAAAATATGCACAACCGATCGAAGTAATTGAAGGTCCTTTAATGGCTGGCATGAGTGTGGTCGGTGATTTATTTGGCGCAGGAAAAATGTTTCTTCCGCAGGTTGTAAAAAGTGCGAGGGTTATGAAGAAGGCTGTGGCAATACTTGAGCCGTATATCAAAGAAAAAAAAGCCTCATCCCCAGCCCTTCCCCAAAGGGGAAGGGGGCAGGACAAATATGATTGGATGACTGCTGATCCATTAGTTTATGATTTGCTTAAAGAGTTTGCTAATAAGAATAAAAATAATCCCACAGAAGCAGAACAAATGCTTTGGGAATTATTAAAAGATAGAAAACTCAAAGGATTTAAATTTAGAAGACAGCATATAATCGGTAAATATATTGCAGACTTCGTTTGCATTCCTCAAAACCTGATAATTGAAATCGACGGCTTAATTCATCAATTGCCAGAGAATCAAGAATCCGTCGAAATAAGAACCCAATGGCTGGAAAGCCTTGGGTTCAGAGTAATCAGATTTACTAATGAGCAGGTATTAAATAATCCGGAAAAAGTTCTTCACGAAATGCATGATGTTTTAAAAGCCCTCTCCTTTGGAGAGGGTTTGGGTGAGGCTTCCTTAGGGAAAGATTTAGGCGGTGCTCCTGGTAAAATCTTAATGGCAACCGTAAAAGGCGATGTTCACGACATTGGTAAAAACATTGTTGGTGTTGTACTTGGATGCAACAACTACAACGTTATTGATCTTGGTGTAATGGTGCATGCTGATAAAATTTTACAAACTGCCATTGATGAAAAGGTTGATATAATTGGATTAAGCGGACTTATTACTCCATCACTTGATGAAATGGTACACGTTGCAAAAGAAATGGAGCGCCGCGGGATGAAATTGCCTTTGCTGATCGGAGGAGCAACAACTTCAAGAATACACACAGCAGTTAAGATTGACCCGAATTATAGTGGTGCTGTAATACACGTGCTTGATGCATCACGCAGCGTTCCGGTAGTATCAAATCTATTGGATGAGAATGAAGTTGGAAGAATTAAATATGTTCAATCATTTAAAAATGAATATTCAAAATTGCGAGATGAATATGCAAAACGAAAATCTGAAAAAACATTAATTAGTTTAGATAAAGCAAGAGAAAACAAATTTAGAATTGATTGGACAAAAACTCAGATCAAAAAGCCAAACATATCTGGTGTTACTGTTTTTAAAAATTTTAGTTTAGAAACTTTAAGAGAATATATAGACTGGACACCTTTTTTTACAACCTGGGAATTGAAAGGGAAATATCCTGGTATCTTCGATGACCCCAAATTTGGAAGCGAGGCAAAAAAACTTTTTGATGATGCAAATAAACTTCTTGATAAAATAATTTCTGATAATCTTCTTAAGGCAAAGGGGGTCGTTGGTTTATTCTCTGCAAACTCAGTCGGTTGTGATGACATCGAAATTTATTCTGATGAATCAAGAACAGGAGTAAAAAGAGTTTTACACACATTAAGACAGCAAGTACAAAAATCACCCGGGGAGCCAAATATTGCACTTGCGGATTTTATAGCTCCAAAAGAATCAGCCGTTGAAGATTATATTGGAATGTTTGCTGTAACTGCTGGAATCGGGATTGAAAAACTTATTGAAAAATATGAAACCGATAATGATGATTATAACAGTATAATGATTAAGGCAATTGCAGACAGATTAGCAGAAGCCTTTGCAGAACATCTCCATGAACTTGTGCGAAAAGAATACTGGGGATATGCCACTGACGAAAAATTATCTTACGAAGAACTGATCAAAGAAAATTATGATGGAATCCGACCAGCCCCCGGTTATCCGGCTCAGCCTGATCATACGGAGAAGCCAATTATTTTTTCTTTACTTGATGTTGAAAAGAATGCCGGCATAAAACTAACCGAATCAATGGCAATGTATCCAGCAGCAAGTGTTAGCGGATTATACTTTGCGCATCCGGAAGCAAAATATTTTAATGTAGGAAAGATCGGAAAAGATCAGGTACTCGATTATCATCGCCGCAAAGGAATGAGCATTGAAGAAATTGAGAAATGGCTAAGCCCGATATTGGCGTATTAAAATTATATAGTTATCTCTTTTTTTGTTGTTAAGGTTCAAAAGAAGGTAGTTATCTCGCTTAATTTTTTCCTATGAATATCCGGCACTAAAACTTTTTCTTCAGGGTAACCAACAACTATTAAAAGGTAGGGGCGCTCGTTAGAAGGTCTATCTAATATTTCATTTAGAAAATTCATCGGACTTGGTGTATGTGTTAAAGATACCAATCCGGCGTTGTGAATTGCAGCTATCAACAAACCACACGCAATGCCCACCGATTCCTGCACATAATAATTTTTTAATTTTGTTCCATCCGACAAAACTTCATATCCTTTAGCAAACACAGCAATAAGATAAGGAGCTGATTCAAGAAATGACTTGTTAGCATCTGTCCCGAACGGTTCCAAAGCAGTTAACCATTCTTTAGGTGCCCTTGTTGAATAAAATTCTCTTTCTTCTTCTTCTGCGGCAGATCTGATTTTCTTTTTTATCTCAGGATTGTTAACAACTGAAAAGTGCCATGGCTGTTTATTCGCTCCGCTGGGTGCTGTCCCTGCGGTTAAAATACAATTCTCTAAAATATCAATTGGAAAGACTTCGGAAGAAAAACTCCTTACCGTTCTTCTACGATTCATATCTTTATAAAAATTTTTTGAGCGAGCCAGCATTCGTTCTTTTGAGTATTTTCTATAGTCTTTCAATCGAATGAACTTATCTTCAGTCATTTTTTGTCCTTAATAAAAAATTATTTATTTGAATTCTCTGTCTGTTCTTGCTTAAATTTAAGTATAAAATTTTTAGCAAACTTCTATTTCAAATTTTGATATTAAAATTATCTTTATCTGCAATTTTACTAATCATATTGTGAATTTTAAAACCTAACCAAACATAAAATAATCAGGTAATTAAAAAATGAAAATTAAAAAGCTTTTTACTATAATATTTTTATTTACTGTATCAATCTTAGCACAAGAAACCGGGCAGACATTTCTTTCACTCAAAGACACTGGTGTAGAGGAATTTCTCCAGCTTCATCCCGAATATGATGGTAGGGGTACAATCATTTTTATTCTTGATACAGGTGTTGATATTGGTGTTGATGGCTTGGTTAAAACATCCGCCGGTGATGTTAAAGTAATTGATGTTCAGGATTTTACTGGCGAAGGTGATGTGTTATTGTTTGCCGCAGATATAAATGAACAGGATGGGAAAAGTTTTTTTGTGAATAAAGAAAAAACTATTCAGTTGAAGCGAACACAAGTTTAATGTTAAAAGCGGCCAACGAAAATTATTTAATCGGTGCTTTCCCGGAAAAACAATTAATCAATTCGGGATCGGGATCGGCAGACTTAAATGGAAATGGTTCTATTGAGGATGTTTACTATCTCTTAGCCTATCAAACTCAAGATGATTATTGGGTTGTTTACTTCGATTTAAACGGCAATAAAAATTTATCAGATGATAAACCATTAAGAACTTATAAAGAAAATTATGATGCTTTCACAATTGAAAATCAAAAAAGACTTCCCCCCTTTACAATGGCACTCAATATTTTTCCCGAAGAGAAAAAAAGTTTCACTGTTCTTTGATGATGGTTCTCATGGCACACACTGCTGCGGTATAGCTGCTGGCTATAACATTGGCGGTTCGACATTAAACGGAGTGGCACCCGGGGCAAATGTTATCGGATTAAAAATCGGACATAATAATTTCCCCGGCGGTGCAACTGTTACTGAAAGCATGAAGAAAGCCTATTTGTACGCTGATAAAATTTCTAAAGAACGAAAGGAACCTTGCATCGTCAGCATGAGTTTTGGAATCGGTTCTGAAATAGAAGGAAGATCCGATATGGAAATGTTTCTTGCAGATCTTTTAAAAAATAATCCCTATTTATATGTCAGCACAAGCAACGGAAATAATGGTCCGGGTCTTTCGTCAACAGGATTACCTTCATCAAGTAATTTCGTTTTTTCGTCAGGTGCCGTTTTAACTGCTGAAGTTGGGCGTGATAATTACGGAACAACATTCGATAAAAATATTATACTTTATTTTAGCTCGCGTGGAGGGGAGGTCAGCAAGCCTGATGTTGTTTCTCCCGGTGCTTGCACCTCGACTGTTCCTAACTTTTCCAGTGGCGATAAATTTTGGGGGACAAGTATGGCTTGCCCTTATTCTTCAGGAGTAATGTCGCTTTTGCTAAGTGCGGCACAAAAGGAATTCCCCGGCGTAAAAATTCCTTCACAGCTTCTATTTAAAATAATTCGTGAAGGTGCAGTAAAGCGTGAAGAATATTCTGTGTTAGATCAGGGTGCTGGTTATATCAACGTTGTGAATGCTTATTCATTATTACAAAAATATTTGAAGAATGATGAGCAAAATAAATTTGAGACATACACGATCACATCGTTTGCAACAACACAGCCGGATAATAAATCTCAAAATTTATACATTCGCGATGGTTCATATCTGACTGGTGATGAAATATTTTCTTTCACCGTCAGACGAAATAATTTTCTTAATGCAGATAAATTTTACCGCGTTTACAATTTGAAAAGCGACAGCGACTGGTTAGTTCTCGTTCAGAAAAAAACTTATATCAGAAATACTCAGCCGTCAATTGTAAATATTAAATTTGATAAAAGTAAAATGACAAAGCCCGGTGTTTACACAGCACGCATTACTGCATTCAGAGATGATGCTTCCGCCACAACTGAATTCACTATGCTTGCCACAGTAATCGTCCCGGAAGAATTTAATTCACACAACAAGTATAGTTTGAATTGGAAGAATCAAAATGTAAATATTGGAATGGTCAATAGATATTTTATAAATATTGCTGCAGGACAAAACAGCCTGCATATAAAATTAAATAGAAATAACAAAGATTACGCCCGAATCAGATATAGATTGTATGATCAAAGCGGAATTGCACAATATCTTTCCCCCACCATGTATTCAGTAAATAGTGATGAAGTCATTGAATCTTATCATTATGATTTGACTCCCGGCGTTTATGAATTAATAGCTGAAGGATTATTCAATTCGTCTGCATCAACCAATTACGATCTCTCTACTGAGCTTTTTTCAATTCAAACTTCAGGCGATGAAGTAATTTCGGAAAAACAAAATGGAATTGTTGTTTCAAACTTATTTAATGAAGTAAGAAATTATAACCTTAGCGGCGAAATGCTTGGATATAAAAAAGGCTATTCCATTGACCTGAATGGAAGCGGAACTTACAAAACACCTTTCACATTAAGGAAGGGTGAACAAAGCAAAGATTTCAATTTGATTTTGTCGAAAGAAGATTTTAATAAAGTCACTGATTTTTCAATGGTGATTTATAATGAAGAAGGAATAGCAATTTCAAAAGACGGACTATCATTCAGCACTGGCTCGGTGTCGGTTCAAAACTCACAGGATAAAGATAGTGTAAACTATGTGCTCGAAATTATTCCTGCATTTACAAATAGTTCTGGAAGTATGAGTATTAATGTTGATGAAGTTACTAACTTTGTTGAAGCAGTTTCTGTTGATGTTAAAAGCAATAAAAATAATTCTGTTACATTATTTCCTAATTCATCAAAAATAATTAATTGTAATTTCACGAAACCCGGAAATGAAATTCCAGCAGACACACAAATTTTTGGTAAAATATATTTCAAATCACCCGCAAGCGCAAAAACAGAATATGAACTTCCTGTTTATTTCACATTCTAAAAAAGGAAAAATAGTATGAGTGAACACACAACAAACCAAATTAAGGGATTGCCCGAAAATGCTTACTCCGAATTAAAGCCGGGGGAAGAATACAAGCCTCTAATGCCTGCAAATCAATCTCCGAAAGAGATAACTCCTTACTCGGTTATTTGGGGACTGCTGATGGCTGTGCTGTTTTCAGCGGCTGCAGCTTACCTTGGATTAAAAATAGGTCAGGTATTTGAAGCAGCTATACCGATTGCAATTATTGCAGTGGGACTTTCAGCCGCAACAAAACGGAAAGGCGCACTTGGTGAAAATGTAATTATTCAATCCATAGGACAAAATTCCGGTTTGATTGTAGCAGGAGCAATTTTTACTATCCCCGCCCTTTACATCCTAAAACTCGAAGCTCATTTCTATCAGATATTTCTTGCGTCTGCTTTTGGCGGAATAATAGGAATTTTATTTTTAATTCCGTTCAGGAAATATTTTGTCGCAGAAATGCAC belongs to Ignavibacteriales bacterium and includes:
- a CDS encoding nitroreductase family protein gives rise to the protein MTEDKFIRLKDYRKYSKERMLARSKNFYKDMNRRRTVRSFSSEVFPIDILENCILTAGTAPSGANKQPWHFSVVNNPEIKKKIRSAAEEEEREFYSTRAPKEWLTALEPFGTDANKSFLESAPYLIAVFAKGYEVLSDGTKLKNYYVQESVGIACGLLIAAIHNAGLVSLTHTPSPMNFLNEILDRPSNERPYLLIVVGYPEEKVLVPDIHRKKLSEITTFF
- a CDS encoding S8 family serine peptidase, whose amino-acid sequence is MKIKKDFPPLQWHSIFFPKRKKVSLFFDDGSHGTHCCGIAAGYNIGGSTLNGVAPGANVIGLKIGHNNFPGGATVTESMKKAYLYADKISKERKEPCIVSMSFGIGSEIEGRSDMEMFLADLLKNNPYLYVSTSNGNNGPGLSSTGLPSSSNFVFSSGAVLTAEVGRDNYGTTFDKNIILYFSSRGGEVSKPDVVSPGACTSTVPNFSSGDKFWGTSMACPYSSGVMSLLLSAAQKEFPGVKIPSQLLFKIIREGAVKREEYSVLDQGAGYINVVNAYSLLQKYLKNDEQNKFETYTITSFATTQPDNKSQNLYIRDGSYLTGDEIFSFTVRRNNFLNADKFYRVYNLKSDSDWLVLVQKKTYIRNTQPSIVNIKFDKSKMTKPGVYTARITAFRDDASATTEFTMLATVIVPEEFNSHNKYSLNWKNQNVNIGMVNRYFINIAAGQNSLHIKLNRNNKDYARIRYRLYDQSGIAQYLSPTMYSVNSDEVIESYHYDLTPGVYELIAEGLFNSSASTNYDLSTELFSIQTSGDEVISEKQNGIVVSNLFNEVRNYNLSGEMLGYKKGYSIDLNGSGTYKTPFTLRKGEQSKDFNLILSKEDFNKVTDFSMVIYNEEGIAISKDGLSFSTGSVSVQNSQDKDSVNYVLEIIPAFTNSSGSMSINVDEVTNFVEAVSVDVKSNKNNSVTLFPNSSKIINCNFTKPGNEIPADTQIFGKIYFKSPASAKTEYELPVYFTF
- a CDS encoding 8-oxo-dGTP diphosphatase: MKLATLCYVIDKKNQKTLMIFRNKKPNDYHEGKWNGLGGKFELGESPEECAVREIEEESGLKVKSIQMKGFITFPMFDGKDDWYVFLFTSEDFEGELIDSPEGHLEWIPTDNLTRINLWDGDKIFIPWLYEEKYFSAKFNYVDGKFVDYQVSFY
- the rfaD gene encoding ADP-glyceromanno-heptose 6-epimerase, whose amino-acid sequence is MIVVTGGAGFIGSAIVWRLNTLGNDSIILVDELGTTDKWKNLIGLKFQEFIHKDDFISSVIEDSVDFPIEAIIHMGANSSTTEKDADHLMSNNYLYTQELAKYCLSRNIRLIYASSAATYGDGSLGFVDDESKLETLRPLNMYGYSKQLFDLWAKKNKVLDKIAGLKFFNVYGPNEYHKGDMRSVVHKAFEQVRDIGKVKLFKSLHPNYKDGEQMRDFVYVKDAVEMTIYFLEHPEKNGIFNVGAGNARTWNDLVTALFNAVGKAVNIEYIDLPENLREKYQYFTEANLSKIRSAGYSESTITLEDGVSDYVKNYLLKGLYLGY